One Mycolicibacterium fluoranthenivorans DNA window includes the following coding sequences:
- the rseA gene encoding anti-sigma E factor RseA, giving the protein MVDPGDVFRRAFSWLPTQFASQSSEPVGPRRFRSTEHLSTEAIAAFVDGELRMTAHLRAGHHLSLCPQCAGEVDAQRQARSALRDSCPIAIPSALLGLLSQIPEENPREVSAEQTARELAEESARTRRKRR; this is encoded by the coding sequence ATGGTCGACCCCGGGGATGTGTTCCGCCGCGCCTTCTCCTGGTTGCCCACCCAGTTCGCGTCGCAGAGCAGTGAGCCCGTCGGTCCGCGCCGCTTCCGGTCCACCGAACACCTGTCGACCGAGGCCATCGCCGCGTTCGTCGACGGTGAGCTGCGGATGACGGCTCACCTGCGTGCCGGCCATCACCTCTCGCTGTGCCCGCAGTGTGCCGGCGAAGTCGACGCCCAGCGTCAGGCCCGAAGTGCGCTGCGGGACTCGTGCCCGATTGCCATCCCGAGTGCGCTCCTGGGCTTGTTGTCCCAGATCCCGGAGGAGAATCCGAGGGAAGTGTCCGCCGAGCAGACGGCTCGGGAGTTGGCGGAAGAGTCGGCTCGGACCCGCCGCAAGCGCCGGTAG
- the sigE gene encoding RNA polymerase sigma factor SigE: MNIGGSWHSGNSDIQSRVAKGTEQSAETAGCLTDTEDPTNTTTRLATPVSMPHLEQYADADWVEPSEELTGTAVFDATGDKAAMPSWDELVRQHADRVYRLAYRLSGNQQDAEDLTQETFIRVFRSVQNYQPGTFEGWLHRITTNLFLDMVRRRTRIRMEALPEDYDRVPAEDPNPEQIFHDSRLGPDLQAALDSLPPEFRAAVVLCDIEGLSYEEIGATLGVKLGTVRSRIHRGRQALREHLAKHSDTLPTSA; encoded by the coding sequence ATGAACATCGGCGGGAGCTGGCACTCGGGGAATAGCGATATCCAGAGTCGCGTTGCCAAAGGCACCGAGCAATCGGCCGAAACGGCTGGTTGCCTCACCGATACGGAGGATCCGACGAACACCACCACGCGCCTGGCCACCCCGGTCTCGATGCCCCATTTGGAGCAGTACGCGGATGCCGATTGGGTGGAGCCGTCCGAGGAGCTGACCGGAACGGCGGTGTTCGACGCCACCGGTGACAAAGCAGCCATGCCATCGTGGGACGAGCTCGTTCGTCAGCACGCCGACCGCGTCTACCGGCTGGCCTACCGCCTGTCGGGTAACCAGCAGGACGCCGAGGATCTGACCCAGGAGACCTTCATCCGGGTGTTCCGTTCGGTGCAGAACTACCAGCCGGGCACGTTCGAGGGCTGGCTGCACCGCATCACCACGAACCTGTTCCTGGACATGGTGCGCCGCCGCACTCGCATCCGCATGGAGGCGCTGCCCGAGGACTACGACCGCGTGCCGGCCGAGGATCCCAACCCCGAGCAGATCTTCCATGATTCGCGGCTGGGCCCGGATCTGCAGGCGGCCCTGGACTCGCTGCCGCCGGAATTCCGCGCGGCGGTCGTCCTGTGCGATATCGAAGGTCTGTCCTACGAGGAGATCGGCGCCACCCTGGGCGTCAAGCTCGGCACGGTGCGCAGCCGCATCCACCGCGGACGGCAGGCGCTGCGCGAGCATCTGGCCAAGCACTCCGACACGCTGCCGACCTCCGCCTGA
- a CDS encoding O-methyltransferase, with translation MATTDDAAQRAHAIVSHAEGSITEDNVTAAARERAVDSGAGAVTPAVGALLSVLARLTGAKAVVEVGTGAGVSGLWLLAGMREDGVLTTIDIEPEYQRLAKQAFVEAGVGPSRTRLIAGRAQEVLTRLADESYDLVFIDAAPTDQPVYVAEAVRLLRPGGAVVVHRAALGGRAGDATANDAEVSAVREAARLIAEDERFTPVLVPLGDGLLAAARD, from the coding sequence ATGGCCACCACCGACGACGCCGCACAGCGTGCTCACGCGATCGTCTCGCACGCCGAGGGCTCGATCACGGAGGACAACGTCACCGCGGCGGCCCGGGAACGCGCCGTCGACAGCGGCGCCGGAGCCGTCACCCCGGCGGTCGGAGCCCTGCTCAGCGTGCTGGCCCGGCTGACCGGCGCGAAGGCGGTCGTCGAGGTCGGGACCGGGGCGGGCGTGAGCGGATTGTGGCTGCTGGCCGGTATGCGCGAGGACGGTGTGCTCACCACGATCGATATCGAGCCCGAGTACCAGCGCCTGGCCAAGCAGGCCTTCGTCGAGGCCGGGGTGGGGCCGTCGCGCACCCGGCTGATTGCCGGTCGCGCTCAGGAAGTGCTGACCCGGCTGGCCGACGAGTCCTACGACCTGGTGTTCATCGATGCCGCGCCGACGGATCAGCCGGTCTACGTGGCCGAGGCCGTGCGGCTGCTGCGCCCGGGCGGGGCGGTCGTCGTGCACCGCGCCGCACTCGGCGGCCGGGCCGGCGATGCCACCGCCAACGATGCCGAGGTGAGCGCCGTACGTGAGGCGGCCCGGCTGATCGCCGAGGACGAACGCTTCACCCCGGTGCTCGTGCCGTTGGGCGACGGGCTGCTCGCCGCCGCGCGCGACTGA
- a CDS encoding TetR/AcrR family transcriptional regulator yields the protein MRSVDDLTAAARIRDAAIDQFGQHGFGTSVRAIATAAGVSPGLVIHHFGSKDKLRQACDDYVAESILEAKTESIQSTDPASWFAQMAEIESFAPAMAYLVRAMQSGGELSNKLWRRMLDNTEQYMEEGVRAGTVKPSRNPKARARFLAMAGGGAFLMYLQLHENPTDLRTVLHDYAQEMVLPALEVYTQGLLTDSTMYDAFVAQDEQGLPIATSPEGNE from the coding sequence ATGCGTTCAGTCGACGATCTGACCGCGGCGGCCCGAATCCGCGACGCCGCGATCGACCAGTTCGGTCAGCACGGCTTCGGCACCAGCGTGCGGGCCATCGCCACCGCGGCGGGTGTCAGCCCCGGCCTGGTGATCCATCACTTCGGTTCCAAGGACAAGCTGCGCCAGGCGTGCGACGACTACGTCGCCGAGTCGATCCTGGAAGCCAAGACCGAATCCATCCAGAGCACCGACCCGGCGAGTTGGTTCGCCCAGATGGCCGAGATCGAGTCGTTCGCGCCCGCGATGGCCTACCTGGTGCGCGCCATGCAGAGCGGCGGCGAACTGTCGAACAAGTTGTGGCGCAGGATGCTCGACAACACCGAGCAGTACATGGAGGAGGGCGTTCGGGCCGGCACCGTCAAGCCGAGCCGTAACCCGAAGGCGCGCGCCCGATTCCTGGCCATGGCCGGCGGCGGCGCATTCCTGATGTATCTCCAACTGCACGAGAACCCGACCGACCTGCGGACGGTTCTGCACGACTACGCCCAGGAGATGGTGCTGCCGGCCCTCGAGGTCTACACCCAGGGCCTGCTCACCGACTCCACCATGTACGACG